One window from the genome of Rickettsiella endosymbiont of Xylota segnis encodes:
- a CDS encoding glycosyltransferase family 2 protein has product MLLKSPTISVIVTTYNRPDALHLVLSALAQQTQLPNEVIIADDGSTDATRLLIDQLQHQLNYPLKHVWQQDEGFQAAKIRNKAVLLANNNYIIFLDGDCVPFPDFIEQHRLLAETFWFVSGHRLLLEKKITQKILKEFLPIYKDSALQWLSHYFHRHSNRLFPLLRIRFNKLRKFQAKRWQGAKSCNLGLWKEDFLTVNGFDESFIGWGYEDSDLVIRLIRAGIKRKTGKFAVPVIHLWHQQNDREKEQINLNLLKQITENQRIHAKIGINNVS; this is encoded by the coding sequence ATGTTATTAAAATCACCCACTATTTCTGTCATTGTGACTACTTACAATCGTCCCGATGCATTACATTTAGTTTTATCCGCCTTAGCACAGCAAACACAACTACCCAATGAAGTCATCATAGCCGATGATGGATCAACTGATGCAACTCGACTATTAATTGACCAATTACAACACCAACTTAATTATCCTCTCAAGCATGTTTGGCAACAAGATGAAGGCTTTCAAGCCGCTAAAATCCGCAATAAAGCGGTTCTACTTGCAAATAATAACTATATTATTTTTCTGGACGGCGATTGTGTCCCCTTTCCAGATTTTATCGAGCAACATCGCTTATTAGCTGAAACTTTTTGGTTTGTTTCTGGTCACCGACTCTTACTTGAAAAAAAAATTACACAAAAAATCCTGAAAGAATTTTTACCTATTTATAAAGACTCAGCTCTACAATGGCTATCACATTATTTTCATCGCCATTCAAATCGTTTATTTCCTTTATTACGTATCCGATTTAATAAATTACGTAAATTTCAAGCAAAGCGATGGCAAGGAGCAAAAAGTTGTAATTTAGGTTTATGGAAAGAAGATTTTTTGACCGTCAACGGTTTTGACGAAAGCTTTATAGGATGGGGATATGAAGACTCTGACTTAGTTATACGCTTGATCCGCGCAGGCATTAAACGTAAAACAGGAAAATTTGCAGTACCTGTTATTCATTTATGGCATCAACAAAATGATCGCGAAAAAGAACAAATAAATCTTAATTTATTAAAGCAAATAACCGAAAA
- a CDS encoding YhdP family protein, with translation MKHFLYSLARLLIVFLTSSIVFFALVVIAGRILTPYLNKQAQGISNLAAKVLHKPVQIKQFSVAWQGLTPIFHGSDVIIWDDTQTHPILSVKQLNIGIDIFNSLVNGGIKLGPISVNGIELVAHQTKDGQLVFSGISTLFNQSSELNSNGINELIAWVLAEPEISLKNVGLKFYPKSGSVWSPMQINLLLKNSGDQHQLSGQLSFLQENFSELSFKVNLSGPPLLSSQNHLSGTVFLHGQNVFLDRWLQLWKPSWQLQNARANFKIWADWDSDHFTQFQGLFTNLHPVSIKFNKQAAISFSPFSAHILWQTTQQQNWSIDAIVHNFGMQTWQKIPGIQGLDAYLHMTPSMGNLIAHANDCSLDFSKLFKAPIHLDSLTSKLNWQQKNGEWVIQVPQFEAANQEVSVNSQFSLLVPKRAIQSQISLLAHVKIHNTAHIGYYLPQTVLGSELLHWLSIAITKGSGIGTLVLQGPLNQFPFDQHNGTFLIDTQIKDATLDYERAWPNLQKINGELIFVGRQMQILIDTAELLGTSLKNIQANIPIIKKNVQAVLHIVSDEIHTRLEIGQRFLIATPLSHGTLSQLKNLILIGPLQLSMQIAIPLETGKQKLKLLGLAHTENAKLKIPAHDIQLDQLTGPFSFNQDGVSAQKLTGILWKKPIELSIRSTPNLQITINYDDILTNLKPEQSGWRFSIDNQTAKGNVLIPNSNLQPILANFDIINLDSSIESNKINGWNFKQLPKINLNAREVRYKEINFGAVQLKLNPILGGVLVRELNAGNANYHLIANGAWHTQDGSSTELIGQLDSMNLSNFLRSWGLPASIAAEQAHMRFNLHWQGAPYQFSFTKLKGHFSFTATNGQIVDIGSSNEAKLNFGRLLTFLSIQSLTKRLQLDFSDLKTKGFDFTNIQGNFILRNGNAITRDVTIEGPVAKISIAGRIGMLNKDYDLIIKVVPHFTSSLPVIVGLAGGPVAGVVAWLANAVLGSTVQKIAETSYHITGSWSKPDVVKTSV, from the coding sequence ATGAAACACTTCCTGTATTCACTAGCGCGCTTACTCATCGTATTTTTAACAAGTAGTATCGTTTTTTTTGCTTTGGTGGTTATTGCAGGCCGAATTTTAACCCCTTATTTGAATAAACAAGCGCAAGGAATTTCCAACTTAGCCGCTAAAGTATTGCACAAGCCGGTACAAATCAAGCAATTTTCTGTGGCTTGGCAGGGTCTCACGCCCATTTTTCACGGATCAGACGTGATTATTTGGGATGATACTCAAACCCATCCTATATTAAGCGTTAAACAACTTAATATAGGTATCGATATTTTTAATAGTTTAGTCAATGGAGGAATAAAATTAGGCCCTATAAGTGTGAATGGGATTGAATTAGTTGCGCATCAAACTAAAGATGGTCAATTGGTTTTCTCTGGTATTAGCACATTGTTTAATCAATCTTCTGAGCTTAATTCGAATGGCATAAATGAATTAATCGCTTGGGTTTTAGCTGAACCAGAAATAAGTTTAAAAAATGTGGGCTTAAAATTTTATCCGAAATCGGGTAGCGTATGGTCACCAATGCAAATAAATCTGCTATTAAAAAATAGCGGTGATCAACATCAATTAAGTGGTCAATTAAGTTTTTTACAAGAAAACTTTTCTGAATTAAGTTTTAAAGTTAATCTGAGTGGTCCCCCATTATTATCCTCCCAGAACCATCTGAGCGGAACAGTTTTTTTACATGGCCAAAATGTTTTTCTGGATCGGTGGTTACAGCTATGGAAGCCAAGCTGGCAACTGCAAAACGCGAGAGCAAATTTTAAAATATGGGCCGATTGGGACTCTGACCATTTTACACAATTTCAAGGATTGTTCACTAATTTACACCCAGTATCAATAAAATTTAATAAACAAGCCGCCATTTCTTTTTCACCTTTTTCGGCGCATATACTTTGGCAAACTACTCAGCAACAGAATTGGAGCATAGACGCTATTGTTCATAATTTCGGTATGCAAACTTGGCAAAAAATCCCAGGGATCCAAGGACTAGATGCCTATTTGCATATGACACCTAGCATGGGAAACCTCATTGCGCATGCTAACGATTGCAGCCTAGATTTTAGTAAACTATTTAAAGCGCCGATACATTTGGATAGTCTAACAAGCAAATTGAATTGGCAGCAAAAAAATGGGGAGTGGGTAATTCAAGTTCCACAATTTGAAGCAGCCAATCAGGAGGTATCGGTTAATTCACAATTTTCTTTGTTAGTTCCAAAACGCGCTATTCAATCGCAGATTAGTTTACTAGCGCACGTAAAAATACATAATACAGCACATATTGGTTATTATTTGCCACAAACTGTATTAGGCTCAGAACTTTTACATTGGTTGAGTATAGCTATTACTAAAGGGTCAGGTATAGGAACTTTAGTATTGCAAGGCCCTTTGAATCAATTTCCTTTTGACCAACATAATGGAACTTTTTTAATTGATACACAAATAAAAGACGCTACTTTAGATTACGAACGAGCTTGGCCTAACTTGCAAAAAATTAATGGCGAACTTATTTTTGTTGGTCGGCAAATGCAAATTTTAATCGATACTGCAGAGTTGCTGGGTACAAGCTTAAAGAATATACAAGCTAATATTCCAATTATTAAGAAAAATGTACAGGCCGTATTACATATTGTTAGTGATGAGATTCATACTCGTCTAGAAATAGGTCAACGTTTTTTAATTGCTACACCATTATCTCATGGAACATTGAGTCAATTAAAAAACTTAATACTGATAGGTCCTTTGCAGCTTAGTATGCAAATAGCTATCCCTCTTGAAACAGGAAAACAAAAATTAAAATTACTGGGTCTTGCTCACACAGAAAATGCTAAATTGAAAATTCCTGCGCATGATATTCAATTAGATCAGTTAACCGGACCTTTTAGCTTTAATCAGGATGGAGTATCGGCACAAAAATTGACAGGAATATTATGGAAAAAACCTATAGAGTTGTCTATTCGTTCGACACCGAATCTACAAATTACCATAAATTATGATGATATCCTGACTAATTTAAAACCCGAACAAAGTGGTTGGCGTTTTAGTATTGATAATCAAACGGCGAAAGGAAATGTTTTGATTCCTAATAGTAATTTACAACCCATTCTGGCGAACTTTGACATTATTAATTTAGATTCATCGATTGAATCTAATAAGATTAATGGTTGGAATTTCAAACAATTACCTAAGATTAATTTAAACGCAAGAGAGGTACGTTATAAGGAGATTAATTTTGGAGCTGTGCAATTGAAATTAAATCCAATATTAGGTGGCGTGTTGGTGAGAGAATTAAATGCTGGAAATGCAAATTATCACTTGATAGCTAATGGCGCCTGGCATACTCAAGACGGTAGCTCGACTGAACTGATAGGCCAGTTAGACAGTATGAATTTAAGCAATTTTTTAAGAAGTTGGGGGTTACCAGCGAGTATCGCCGCTGAACAGGCACATATGCGATTTAATTTGCATTGGCAAGGTGCCCCCTATCAGTTTAGTTTTACTAAACTTAAAGGTCATTTTTCTTTTACTGCAACTAATGGTCAGATTGTTGATATTGGATCCAGTAACGAAGCTAAATTAAATTTTGGTCGGTTGCTTACTTTTTTAAGTATACAAAGCTTAACCAAACGTTTGCAGCTAGATTTTAGTGATTTAAAAACCAAAGGTTTTGATTTTACAAATATACAAGGTAATTTTATTTTACGAAATGGTAATGCTATTACTCGCGATGTCACTATCGAAGGACCGGTTGCGAAAATAAGTATCGCTGGCCGAATTGGTATGTTGAATAAAGACTATGATTTGATTATTAAGGTGGTTCCACATTTTACTTCTAGCTTACCCGTGATAGTTGGTTTGGCCGGTGGCCCAGTTGCAGGGGTAGTGGCTTGGTTAGCTAATGCGGTATTAGGTTCAACCGTACAGAAAATTGCTGAGACGTCGTATCACATAACTGGATCTTGGAGTAAACCTGATGTGGTTAAAACTTCTGTTTAA
- the tldD gene encoding metalloprotease TldD → MKNSLTLARETLLDPAGLTENQLQIILGRLLTPKVDMADLYFQATQLESWVLEDSIVKNGSFNIERGVGVRAISGEKTGFAYSDDIILPALESAATMAGSIVRTGQHGQIHAWQKNSFIKPLYQPINPISSWTEQQKLSLLREVDEVARACDPRIKHVNVSLVGAQEVVLVINSEGCMAADIRPLVRLNISVIAEDKGLREQGFAGGGGRTDYSYFIKDQVATELAKEAVRLAILNLDAVKAPAGTMPIVLGPGWPGVLLHEAVGHGLEGDFNRKGSSAFSGRIGERVASAGCTVVDDGTIPNRRGSLTIDDEGTPTQRTVLIEKGILKAYMMDKLNARLMGTQSTGNGRRESFAHLPMPRMTNTYMLPGPYVPEEIIATVKKGLYAVNFSGGQVDITSGKFVFSACEAYLIENGQITRPVKGATLIGNGPDVLRQVSMIGNDLKLDSGIGSCGKEGQSVPVGVGQPTLKIDALTVGGTAI, encoded by the coding sequence ATGAAAAATAGTCTTACTTTAGCCCGTGAAACCCTGTTAGACCCCGCTGGACTGACTGAAAATCAGTTACAAATCATCTTAGGCCGATTATTAACGCCTAAAGTTGATATGGCCGATCTTTATTTTCAAGCAACTCAGTTAGAGAGTTGGGTATTAGAAGATAGTATCGTTAAAAACGGTAGTTTTAATATTGAGCGTGGTGTCGGTGTCCGTGCCATCAGCGGCGAAAAAACAGGTTTTGCTTATTCAGATGATATTATATTACCTGCTTTGGAATCTGCGGCGACAATGGCGGGGAGTATTGTTAGAACTGGGCAGCATGGCCAAATCCATGCTTGGCAGAAAAATTCGTTTATAAAGCCATTATATCAACCAATTAACCCTATTTCTTCCTGGACTGAACAACAGAAATTAAGCTTGCTCCGTGAAGTTGACGAAGTGGCGCGTGCTTGTGATCCTCGCATTAAACACGTGAATGTCAGTTTAGTGGGTGCACAAGAAGTGGTTCTAGTGATTAATAGTGAAGGCTGTATGGCAGCCGATATTCGACCTTTAGTGCGATTAAATATTAGTGTAATTGCAGAAGATAAAGGTTTGCGCGAACAAGGTTTTGCCGGTGGTGGCGGTCGCACCGATTATAGCTATTTTATTAAAGATCAGGTGGCCACTGAGTTAGCAAAAGAAGCGGTCCGCTTAGCTATTCTGAATTTAGATGCAGTAAAAGCACCTGCCGGTACGATGCCCATCGTGTTAGGTCCTGGTTGGCCTGGGGTTTTATTGCATGAAGCCGTAGGACATGGTCTAGAAGGAGACTTCAATCGTAAAGGAAGTTCAGCATTTTCAGGTCGAATAGGTGAGCGTGTCGCTTCTGCAGGATGTACCGTAGTCGATGATGGAACGATTCCTAATCGACGCGGATCGCTCACTATCGATGATGAAGGCACACCAACACAGCGCACGGTTTTAATTGAAAAAGGTATTTTAAAAGCCTATATGATGGATAAATTAAATGCACGCTTGATGGGTACGCAATCGACAGGAAATGGTCGCCGCGAATCGTTTGCGCATTTACCGATGCCGCGCATGACCAATACCTATATGTTACCCGGTCCTTATGTCCCCGAAGAAATTATAGCAACGGTTAAAAAAGGGCTTTATGCTGTGAATTTTTCTGGAGGTCAGGTGGATATTACTTCAGGAAAATTTGTATTTTCTGCCTGTGAAGCTTACTTAATTGAAAATGGTCAAATAACACGGCCGGTTAAAGGCGCCACTTTAATTGGCAATGGCCCTGATGTGTTAAGGCAAGTTTCTATGATCGGTAATGATCTAAAACTAGATAGCGGTATTGGCAGCTGTGGTAAAGAAGGTCAGAGCGTTCCTGTCGGAGTCGGACAACCCACATTAAAAATAGATGCTTTAACAGTAGGTGGTACTGCCATTTAA
- the msbA gene encoding lipid A export permease/ATP-binding protein MsbA → MTEQQTSQYHTGFYSYRRLLHYLRYYWGWFLLGIIGTILLASTDAGLIWFLKPLLNKGFVDKDEHFIHYLPFILIFAFLLRGGANFSSSYCLARVARSVVMNIRQDILNKLLRLPAKFYDNTTSGQLLSIIIYNVDQIAIASTNSLITLVQESFFVLGLIAVMIMASWQLSLLFFITVPTMIWIARYSSRRMRSLNNAVQDSMSEMTQVAEEVIDGYKVIRTFGGEEYETKKFQTLLERNRFRELKVVVTNSLASSGVQLIAGAIAVVTICLAISHLTHITAGGFTSMVGAMLLLLKPMRNLAAVNSIIQRGIAAAGSIFNLLDEKNELDSGTHTFNVLKGCLEYRNVSFAYLSDQPVLQDISFTINPGETIALVGRSGSGKSTLVNLLPRFYDNYLGKILIDGVDIRELKLKDLRSQFALVSQHVTLFNDTIAHNIAYGQLSDVSESMIIRAAKAAHAMEFIEQLPQGLDTLIGENGVLLSGGQRQRIAIARALLKNSPFLILDEATSALDTEAERHIQAALEELMHNRTTLVIAHRLSTVERAKQILVLDAGCIVERGTHQELLKRNGYYAKLYSMQFRD, encoded by the coding sequence ATGACAGAACAACAGACATCGCAATATCACACAGGTTTTTATAGTTATCGACGTTTACTCCACTATCTTCGCTATTATTGGGGTTGGTTTTTATTAGGTATTATTGGCACTATTTTATTGGCCAGTACCGATGCCGGACTTATTTGGTTTTTAAAACCCTTACTTAATAAAGGTTTTGTCGATAAAGATGAGCATTTTATACATTATCTGCCTTTCATTTTAATCTTTGCTTTTTTATTACGTGGTGGAGCAAATTTTTCCTCAAGCTATTGCTTAGCGCGTGTTGCAAGAAGTGTGGTAATGAATATACGCCAGGACATACTTAATAAGTTGTTACGGTTACCAGCTAAATTTTATGATAATACGACATCGGGTCAATTGCTCTCTATCATTATTTATAATGTCGATCAGATAGCCATTGCAAGTACCAATTCTTTAATTACTCTAGTGCAAGAAAGTTTTTTTGTGCTTGGATTGATTGCCGTGATGATAATGGCGAGTTGGCAATTGAGTCTATTATTTTTTATTACCGTACCGACTATGATTTGGATAGCGCGCTATTCCAGTCGCCGTATGCGAAGTTTGAATAATGCGGTTCAAGATTCTATGAGTGAAATGACGCAAGTGGCAGAAGAAGTTATCGATGGCTATAAAGTGATTCGTACCTTTGGCGGCGAAGAATATGAAACTAAAAAATTTCAAACCTTGCTAGAAAGAAATAGATTTCGCGAATTAAAAGTCGTGGTCACTAATTCTTTAGCCAGTTCAGGTGTGCAACTTATTGCTGGCGCTATTGCGGTAGTCACTATCTGTTTAGCCATTTCACATTTAACACATATTACTGCGGGTGGATTTACTTCCATGGTAGGTGCCATGTTGTTATTACTAAAACCGATGCGTAATTTAGCCGCAGTAAATAGCATCATACAACGTGGAATTGCTGCTGCCGGCAGCATTTTTAATTTATTAGATGAAAAAAATGAACTTGATTCTGGTACGCATACGTTTAACGTACTAAAAGGTTGTTTAGAATATCGAAATGTAAGTTTTGCCTATTTATCTGACCAACCTGTCTTACAAGATATTAGTTTTACAATTAATCCTGGTGAGACCATTGCTTTGGTTGGCCGCTCCGGCAGCGGAAAATCTACGTTGGTGAATTTATTGCCACGTTTCTATGATAATTATTTAGGAAAAATTTTAATAGACGGTGTGGATATCCGTGAATTAAAACTAAAAGATCTGCGTAGTCAATTTGCTCTAGTATCGCAGCATGTGACATTATTTAATGATACCATTGCACATAATATTGCTTATGGGCAACTAAGCGATGTGAGCGAATCTATGATAATACGTGCGGCTAAGGCAGCACATGCCATGGAGTTTATCGAGCAATTACCACAAGGACTTGATACTTTAATTGGTGAAAATGGTGTGTTACTATCAGGTGGTCAACGGCAAAGGATTGCAATTGCACGCGCTTTACTTAAAAATTCCCCATTTTTAATTTTAGATGAAGCGACCTCTGCATTGGACACCGAAGCTGAGCGCCATATTCAAGCTGCATTAGAAGAACTTATGCATAATCGGACCACGTTGGTTATTGCACATCGACTTTCCACTGTAGAGAGAGCTAAACAAATTTTAGTGTTAGATGCAGGCTGTATTGTTGAAAGAGGGACACACCAAGAGCTACTCAAAAGAAATGGTTATTACGCCAAACTTTATAGTATGCAGTTTAGAGATTAG